A region of Streptomyces sp. R44 DNA encodes the following proteins:
- a CDS encoding branched-chain amino acid ABC transporter permease, producing the protein MNELPQQLVNGLLLGSMYGLVAVGYTMVYGIVQLINFAHGEIFMTGGFGALTVWLILPTGTTMWIALPLMLIGAILVATTIAVGAERLAYRPLRGGPRLAPLITAIGLSLALQQAVWSLYPEAKSARTFPQIPGGPIELGPVTIQTGDVFLLIAAPVCMAFLAFFVMRTRTGRGMQATAQDPDTAKLMGVNTDRIIVIAFALGAAFAAVGAVAYGLKYGVVDFKMGFLLGLKAFTAAVLGGIGNIYGAMIGGLVLGIAETMATAYIAHIPGMQQLGGQSWADVWAFVLLIVVLLARPQGLLGERVADRA; encoded by the coding sequence GTGAACGAACTGCCGCAGCAGCTGGTCAACGGCCTGCTACTGGGATCCATGTACGGGCTCGTCGCCGTCGGCTACACGATGGTCTACGGCATCGTCCAGCTCATCAACTTCGCCCATGGCGAGATCTTCATGACCGGCGGCTTCGGGGCGCTCACGGTCTGGCTCATCCTGCCCACCGGCACCACCATGTGGATCGCTCTGCCCCTCATGCTGATCGGTGCCATCCTCGTCGCGACGACGATAGCCGTCGGGGCGGAACGCCTGGCCTACCGCCCGCTGCGCGGTGGCCCCCGCCTCGCCCCGCTCATCACCGCCATCGGTCTCTCGCTCGCCCTCCAGCAGGCCGTCTGGTCCCTGTACCCGGAGGCGAAGTCCGCCCGGACCTTCCCGCAGATCCCCGGCGGCCCGATCGAGCTCGGACCGGTCACCATCCAGACCGGCGACGTCTTCCTGCTGATCGCCGCCCCCGTCTGCATGGCCTTCCTCGCCTTCTTCGTCATGCGCACGCGCACCGGTCGCGGCATGCAGGCCACGGCGCAGGACCCGGACACCGCGAAGCTCATGGGCGTCAACACCGACCGGATCATCGTGATCGCGTTCGCCCTCGGCGCCGCGTTCGCCGCCGTCGGTGCCGTGGCCTACGGCCTCAAGTACGGCGTCGTCGACTTCAAGATGGGCTTCCTCCTCGGACTCAAGGCCTTCACGGCCGCGGTCCTCGGCGGCATCGGCAACATCTACGGGGCCATGATCGGCGGACTCGTCCTCGGCATCGCCGAGACGATGGCGACGGCCTACATCGCCCACATCCCCGGCATGCAGCAGCTCGGCGGCCAGTCCTGGGCCGACGTCTGGGCCTTCGTACTCCTCATCGTCGTACTCCTCGCCCGGCCACAAGGCCTGCTCGGCGAGCGCGTCGCGGACAGGGCGTGA
- a CDS encoding ANTAR domain-containing response regulator, translating into MTAPESPQPADDAEASHVPPLTTRVVIAEDEALIRLDLKEMLEEEGYTVVGEAGDGQTAVELAREHRPDLVILDVKMPVLDGISAAEKIAGESIAPVLMLTAFSQRELVERARDAGAMAYLVKPFSKSDVVPAIEMAVSRFAELRALEKEVADLSQRLETRKLVDRAKSILQTQYGLTEPAAFRWIQKTSMDRRMSMQQVAEAVIEDAEEKKAAKGQ; encoded by the coding sequence GTGACCGCCCCCGAGTCGCCCCAGCCCGCCGACGACGCCGAGGCGTCGCACGTCCCGCCGCTGACGACCCGCGTCGTCATCGCCGAGGACGAGGCCCTCATCCGCCTCGACCTCAAAGAGATGCTGGAGGAAGAGGGCTACACGGTCGTCGGCGAGGCCGGGGACGGCCAGACGGCCGTCGAGCTCGCCCGCGAGCACCGCCCCGACCTCGTCATCCTCGACGTGAAGATGCCCGTCCTCGACGGCATCTCGGCCGCCGAGAAGATCGCCGGCGAGTCCATCGCCCCGGTCCTCATGCTGACCGCCTTCTCGCAGCGCGAGCTCGTCGAGCGGGCCCGGGACGCCGGCGCCATGGCGTACCTGGTGAAGCCGTTCAGCAAGAGCGACGTGGTGCCGGCCATCGAGATGGCCGTCTCCCGCTTCGCCGAGCTCCGCGCCCTGGAGAAGGAGGTCGCCGACCTCTCCCAGCGCCTGGAGACCCGCAAGCTCGTCGACCGCGCCAAGTCGATCCTGCAGACCCAGTACGGCCTGACGGAGCCCGCGGCCTTCCGCTGGATCCAGAAGACCTCGATGGACCGCCGCATGTCGATGCAGCAGGTCGCCGAGGCCGTCATCGAGGACGCCGAGGAGAAGAAGGCGGCCAAGGGGCAGTAG
- a CDS encoding ABC transporter ATP-binding protein, whose translation MTALLEVEDLRVAYGKIEAVKGISFSVDAGEVVTLIGTNGAGKTTTLRTLSGLLKPVGGQIKFEGKSLRKIPAHKIVSLGLAHSPEGRHIFPRMTIEENLLLGAFLRKDTAGIAKDVQRAYDLFPILGERRKQAAGTLSGGEQQMLAMGRALMSQPKLLMLDEPSMGLSPIMMQKIMATIAELKAQGTTILLVEQNAQAALALADHGHVMEIGKIVLSGTGQDLLHDESVRKAYLGED comes from the coding sequence ATGACCGCACTGCTCGAAGTCGAGGACCTGCGCGTCGCCTACGGAAAGATCGAGGCCGTCAAGGGCATCTCCTTCTCCGTCGACGCCGGTGAGGTCGTCACCCTCATCGGCACCAACGGCGCCGGGAAGACCACCACCCTGCGGACCCTCTCCGGGCTCCTCAAGCCGGTCGGCGGCCAGATCAAGTTCGAGGGCAAGTCCCTCCGCAAGATCCCCGCGCACAAGATCGTCTCGCTGGGTCTGGCCCACTCCCCCGAGGGCCGGCACATCTTCCCCCGGATGACGATCGAGGAGAACCTCCTCCTCGGCGCCTTCCTCCGGAAGGACACCGCCGGCATCGCCAAGGACGTCCAGCGCGCCTACGACCTCTTCCCGATCCTGGGCGAGCGTCGCAAGCAGGCCGCGGGCACGCTCTCCGGCGGTGAGCAGCAGATGCTCGCGATGGGCAGGGCGCTGATGTCCCAGCCGAAGCTGCTCATGCTCGACGAGCCCTCGATGGGTCTCTCGCCGATCATGATGCAGAAGATCATGGCGACGATCGCCGAGCTGAAGGCCCAGGGCACCACGATCCTGCTCGTCGAGCAGAACGCCCAGGCCGCGCTCGCCCTGGCGGACCACGGTCACGTCATGGAGATCGGCAAGATCGTGCTCTCGGGCACGGGGCAGGACCTGCTCCACGACGAGTCCGTCCGCAAGGCGTACCTCGGCGAGGACTGA
- a CDS encoding branched-chain amino acid ABC transporter permease has product MTTISENPNAPTAAEASPEANGLIGFIPAGIARPLALGGGVLTVASCFLAWTWTARFPGDLTFYGNPGGLQLQVLVTGLLTTLFALSSYGVKGTRWLTPAGGDGALKLAALANFAAAWFTVGAISVELGGPVNLEPGGAVVALATLLALLGAFALPFERPKLLPVDPEDAGWDQFKHRWSNGWATFRSSFSSGPVRKLPAMNSAVEILIIAGVLAVALGVFTYGVGTEYDEQFLGFLITTGIGFAAVNKSGLTAQATQLTGKHQNLSIAGAFTAAALFPFTQTDDQYATLGVYILIFATVALGLNIVVGLAGLLDLGYVAFLGVGAYAAALVSGAPTSPFGIHLPFWAAVLVGAAASLVFGVLIGAPTLRLRGDYLAIVTLGFGEIFRIAVMNADGTSGPDITNGSNGIASIPNLDMFGFDFGAEHSIAGFTIGRFANYFFLMLLIMAVVVLVFRRSGDSRIGRAWVAIREDETAALAMGINGFRVKLIAFALGASLAGLAGTVQAHVTYTVTPEQYVFAGPIPPNSAFLLAAVVLGGMGTMSGPLVGASLLFLIPNKLQFMGEYQLLAFGVALILLMRFRPEGMIANRRNQLEFHENDETPATLAKAGA; this is encoded by the coding sequence ATGACCACCATCTCCGAGAACCCCAACGCACCCACGGCCGCCGAGGCCTCCCCCGAGGCGAACGGCCTCATCGGCTTCATCCCGGCCGGCATCGCCCGCCCGCTCGCCCTGGGCGGCGGCGTCCTCACCGTCGCCAGCTGTTTCCTCGCCTGGACCTGGACCGCCCGCTTCCCGGGTGACCTCACGTTCTACGGCAACCCCGGCGGCCTCCAGCTCCAGGTCCTGGTCACCGGCCTGCTGACCACCCTCTTCGCCCTCTCCTCGTACGGCGTCAAGGGCACCCGCTGGCTGACCCCGGCCGGCGGCGACGGAGCCCTCAAGCTCGCCGCGCTGGCCAACTTCGCGGCCGCCTGGTTCACGGTCGGCGCGATCAGCGTCGAGCTCGGCGGCCCGGTCAACCTGGAGCCGGGCGGCGCGGTCGTCGCGCTCGCCACCCTGCTCGCTCTCCTCGGCGCCTTCGCGCTCCCCTTCGAGCGGCCGAAGCTGCTTCCGGTGGACCCCGAGGACGCCGGCTGGGACCAGTTCAAGCACCGCTGGAGCAACGGCTGGGCGACCTTCCGGTCCTCCTTCTCCAGTGGCCCCGTGCGCAAGCTGCCGGCCATGAACTCCGCCGTCGAGATCCTGATCATCGCCGGAGTCCTCGCCGTGGCGCTGGGCGTCTTCACCTACGGTGTCGGCACCGAGTACGACGAGCAGTTCCTCGGCTTCCTGATCACGACCGGCATCGGCTTCGCGGCGGTCAACAAGTCGGGGCTCACGGCGCAGGCCACGCAGCTCACGGGCAAGCACCAGAACCTGTCCATCGCGGGCGCGTTCACCGCCGCGGCGCTCTTCCCCTTCACCCAGACCGACGACCAGTACGCGACGCTCGGCGTCTACATCCTGATCTTCGCCACGGTCGCCCTGGGCCTGAACATCGTCGTCGGCCTCGCCGGTCTCCTCGACCTCGGTTACGTCGCCTTCCTCGGCGTCGGCGCCTACGCGGCCGCCCTCGTCTCGGGCGCCCCGACCTCGCCGTTCGGCATCCACCTGCCCTTCTGGGCCGCCGTCCTGGTCGGCGCGGCCGCGTCCCTGGTGTTCGGTGTGCTCATCGGCGCCCCGACGCTGCGACTGCGCGGCGACTACCTCGCCATCGTCACCCTCGGTTTCGGTGAGATCTTCCGTATCGCCGTGATGAACGCCGACGGCACCTCCGGCCCCGACATCACCAACGGCTCCAACGGCATCGCGTCCATCCCGAACCTCGACATGTTCGGGTTCGACTTCGGCGCCGAGCACTCCATCGCCGGCTTCACGATCGGCCGGTTCGCGAACTACTTCTTCCTGATGCTGCTGATCATGGCGGTCGTCGTGCTGGTCTTCCGGCGCAGCGGCGACTCCCGCATCGGCCGCGCCTGGGTCGCCATCCGCGAGGACGAGACCGCGGCGCTCGCCATGGGCATCAACGGCTTCCGGGTCAAGCTCATCGCCTTCGCGCTCGGCGCCTCGCTCGCCGGCCTGGCCGGCACCGTGCAGGCGCACGTCACCTACACGGTGACCCCGGAGCAGTACGTCTTCGCCGGTCCCATCCCGCCCAACTCCGCCTTCCTGCTCGCGGCCGTCGTCCTCGGCGGCATGGGCACCATGAGCGGTCCGCTGGTCGGTGCGTCGCTGCTCTTCCTGATCCCCAACAAGCTCCAGTTCATGGGCGAATACCAGCTGCTCGCCTTCGGTGTCGCGCTGATCCTGCTCATGCGCTTCCGCCCGGAGGGCATGATCGCCAACCGGCGCAACCAGCTGGAGTTCCACGAGAACGACGAGACGCCCGCCACGCTCGCCAAGGCAGGTGCCTGA
- a CDS encoding ABC transporter ATP-binding protein has product MTTTTNKAEATTEPAARETVLDARGVTMRFGGLTAVRDVNLTVNSGEIVGLIGPNGAGKTTFFNCLTGLYIPTEGEVRYKGQVLPPKSFKVTAAGIARTFQNIRLFGNMTVLENVLVGRHTRTKEGLWSALLRGPGFKKAEAASEKRAMELLEFIGLQDKAQHLAKNLPYGEQRKLEIARALASDPGLILLDEPTAGMNPQETRAAEELIFAIRDMGIAVLVIEHDMRFIFNLCDRVAVLVQGQKLIEGDSATVQGDERVIAAYLGEPVEAAPAAAAAEEVAEEESEDGPEDSSVEDSETSEDDETSEAPADEAPAADEPAADTDEEPSEDSKENDA; this is encoded by the coding sequence ATGACGACCACCACCAACAAGGCCGAGGCCACCACCGAGCCGGCCGCCCGCGAGACCGTGCTCGACGCGCGCGGGGTCACCATGCGGTTCGGCGGCCTCACCGCCGTGCGCGATGTGAACCTCACCGTGAACAGCGGCGAGATCGTCGGTCTCATCGGCCCCAACGGCGCCGGCAAGACCACCTTCTTCAACTGCCTCACCGGTCTCTACATCCCGACCGAGGGCGAGGTCCGCTACAAGGGCCAGGTCCTCCCGCCGAAGTCGTTCAAGGTCACCGCGGCCGGTATCGCGCGCACCTTCCAGAACATCCGTCTCTTCGGCAACATGACGGTCCTGGAGAACGTCCTCGTCGGACGTCACACCCGCACCAAGGAGGGCCTCTGGTCGGCCCTGCTCCGCGGCCCCGGCTTCAAGAAGGCCGAGGCGGCCTCCGAGAAGCGGGCCATGGAGCTCCTGGAGTTCATCGGCCTCCAGGACAAGGCGCAGCACCTCGCCAAGAACCTCCCGTACGGAGAGCAGCGCAAGCTGGAGATCGCCCGCGCCCTCGCGAGCGACCCCGGTCTGATCCTGCTCGACGAGCCCACCGCCGGCATGAACCCGCAGGAGACGCGGGCGGCGGAGGAACTCATCTTCGCCATCCGGGACATGGGCATCGCCGTGCTCGTCATCGAGCACGACATGCGGTTCATCTTCAACCTCTGCGACCGGGTCGCCGTGCTCGTCCAGGGCCAGAAGCTGATCGAGGGCGACAGCGCGACCGTCCAGGGCGACGAGCGGGTCATCGCCGCGTACCTGGGCGAGCCGGTCGAGGCGGCTCCGGCCGCCGCCGCCGCCGAGGAGGTCGCGGAGGAGGAGTCGGAGGACGGCCCGGAGGACTCCTCGGTCGAGGACTCGGAGACCTCCGAGGACGACGAGACCTCCGAGGCCCCGGCCGACGAGGCCCCGGCGGCCGACGAGCCCGCCGCAGACACCGACGAGGAGCCCTCGGAGGACAGCAAGGAGAACGACGCATGA
- a CDS encoding ABC transporter substrate-binding protein encodes MRNRSLLILTTAVTAGALTLTACGSRDDKGGAENGDSGNVTVTIGLDAPLTGELSALGQGIKNSADLAVKTANKKGYVKGVTFKLESLDDQAQPSSGQQNATKFVADKSVLGVVGPLNSGVAESMQKVFDDAKLVQVSPANTNPSLSQGPNWASGDKKRGYKSYFRTATTDAIQGPFAAQYVFKEAKKTKAFIIDDKKTYGAGLAGTFKGEFEKLGGKVVGTQHINPDTKDFAAVATQVKSSGAEVVYYGGEYPAAGPLAKQIKAAGAKVTVVGGDAIFSPEYVKLASAASAEGDFATSVGAPIESLDSAKEFLANYKAENYKEAYEAYGGYAYDSTWAIIEAVKKAVEGNGGKLPERAKVVEAMQGVSFEGVTGSVAFDEFGDTTNKQLTVYKVEGGAFKPVKSGTFGG; translated from the coding sequence GTGCGAAACCGTTCGTTGCTCATACTCACCACCGCGGTCACCGCGGGAGCGCTGACGCTCACTGCCTGTGGTTCCCGTGACGACAAGGGCGGCGCCGAGAACGGCGACAGCGGCAACGTCACCGTCACCATCGGTCTGGACGCGCCGCTGACGGGTGAGCTGTCCGCCCTCGGCCAGGGCATCAAGAACTCGGCCGACCTCGCGGTCAAGACGGCCAACAAGAAGGGTTACGTCAAGGGCGTGACCTTCAAGCTGGAGTCCCTGGACGACCAGGCGCAGCCCTCCTCCGGCCAGCAGAACGCCACCAAGTTCGTCGCCGACAAGTCCGTCCTCGGCGTCGTCGGCCCGCTGAACTCCGGTGTCGCCGAGTCCATGCAGAAGGTCTTCGACGACGCGAAGCTGGTGCAGGTCTCCCCGGCCAACACCAACCCGTCGCTCTCCCAGGGCCCGAACTGGGCCTCCGGTGACAAGAAGCGCGGCTACAAGTCGTACTTCCGCACCGCCACCACCGACGCCATCCAGGGCCCGTTCGCGGCCCAGTACGTCTTCAAGGAGGCCAAGAAGACCAAGGCCTTCATCATCGACGACAAGAAGACCTACGGCGCCGGTCTCGCGGGCACCTTCAAGGGCGAGTTCGAGAAGCTCGGCGGCAAGGTCGTCGGCACCCAGCACATCAACCCGGACACCAAGGACTTCGCCGCGGTCGCCACGCAGGTGAAGAGCTCCGGTGCCGAGGTCGTCTACTACGGTGGCGAGTACCCGGCCGCCGGCCCGCTGGCCAAGCAGATCAAGGCGGCCGGCGCGAAGGTCACCGTCGTCGGCGGCGACGCGATCTTCAGCCCGGAGTACGTGAAGCTCGCCAGCGCGGCCTCGGCCGAGGGCGACTTCGCCACCTCGGTCGGCGCGCCGATCGAGTCCCTCGACTCCGCCAAGGAGTTCCTGGCCAACTACAAGGCCGAGAACTACAAGGAGGCCTACGAGGCCTACGGCGGCTACGCCTACGACTCGACCTGGGCGATCATCGAGGCCGTCAAGAAGGCCGTCGAGGGCAACGGCGGCAAGCTCCCCGAGCGCGCCAAGGTCGTCGAGGCCATGCAGGGCGTCTCCTTCGAGGGTGTGACCGGCTCGGTCGCCTTCGACGAGTTCGGTGACACCACCAACAAGCAGCTCACGGTCTACAAGGTCGAGGGCGGCGCGTTCAAGCCGGTCAAGTCCGGCACCTTCGGCGGCTGA